Within Sorangiineae bacterium MSr11367, the genomic segment ATCTTTTCAGCTTCACGAAAGAACTGAGCGCACCGATATCCCATATCGACAATTTCATCATGCCTGCATGCCGTGTGGAAGGGAATCGCGGCTGAAATCGGCTGCCGCTACCACGCGCGCGCCTCCGGCCGCGGCGGCCACGAGGGTGACGGCGTTCTCGTTGACCCCGGCGACAAGAAACGCACGCGTGTGGGACCTCACCGTAGAGCTGCCACCACGCGTCGAGCGGAGGCCTCCATGGCGAGATCTCGCGAGGCACGGGCGGCCCTCCCGCGAAATGCCCAGCCCTGATCCCCGAGCGCGCACTTGGTCGCATGAGACGGAGAAGCACTCCAATTCCAAATATCTCTAATTGCTATTACGGACATGTTGGCGATCCCACGGCGCACAGGTGACGTGGGAGCGCGGGGATGGATGCCCCAACGGATTCAGCCGCACTCGAAGCCAGAGACACGAAACCCCGGCTCATGCAACAGGGTTCGTCTACGAAACAGGGACTTCTCATACGATCGTGCGCGGCAAGCGGGAGGTGTCGTGCAATGCCAAAAAGCGTCATCGGGCGTGGCGGGCGCGGGACGGACGTTTCCGCCAATGCGGTTTATGGGTCGGCTGCTGTCAACGCGACGACGAATACGCCATCACGAATATCGTTGTCCCTCACCGGGTTATCTCCAGGAGACTCGGTTCGCGGACGATGTCTTCGTCGCATCGATGAACCACGGACATCCCACTCGATGCGCGAATCGCGTCATCGCGTGGCGCGTTCCTATTGCATTGAATTTAGAAATCAAATTAACTCTCGCTCCGAGATGTATCACGCGCGGTACGCGGACTGGTACATCGTACCGTATCAATTTGGTACATGGCAGTAGCTATTATCGATTTTGCCGAGCAATTTTTGATTGGTGTCGACGCGACGACTAGGCAAACGCTTTGCTCTAGCGCTGAGCATGGCCAAACTCATGAAATTGGGCGCACTTCTAGGAACGATCGGACTCATGGCGACTGTGGCGGGATGCGCCGCAGAGTCGACGAATGACGGTGACGTGCCGGCCGTCACCCAGGCGGCAGAGGACTCACAATTTGGTCGCTCGCTGGTGGGCGTTTGGGAGGTCACTGTCATCGAACACCACGCGGCCGGAGACGTCACTCGCACGGGGACTTTCACCTTCGAGGCGGGCGGCGGCGGGTCGATGGTAACGAGCATTGGGCTGCACGGACCAGCGACCTGGACTCAAAAAGGTTCCTCCATCCAGTTCGACTACGAGCACAATCTGCCGCCGGGCGGTAAGGCCGTCGGACACCAGGATGGCACCCTCACGAGCTATCGTTGTTTCACCTCCACGGGCGTGATCACCCAGTACAACCCCGACGGGTCGCTGATCGAACACTATGCGGCCGACTTCACCTCGACGCGAAAGAAGTAGAGCGACGAGACTTTCCTCGTCAGCGGCGCCGGCCACGAGCCGTGGGGGAAAGCTTTCATGCATGTAATGGAACCCGCATCCGCGGGTCGAAGGTAATGTGGCCGCGCCGCCCCCCCTTCGCGATCATATTTCGATCAAGTCATTCAAGAGTCACATCGAACGAGCCCCCCGGGAAAACTGGTAAGTCCTTCCGGGGGGGCTCGTCTCCGAGTCGCCAAGAAACGGAGACGCCCGGTTCAATCCGATCAAGCCCGGACACGATTTTTCGATGAACGTCCCCATCGTGCTGATTTCCAGGCAGGCCGCGGCTGACGCCACCACGGTGGCCGCCGGGGTGTTCAATCGACACTCCTGCGATATCGCCACCAGGACGTTGCAGCGAGTCCAGGTGGTGCGCCAACCGTCCACCGAAGTAGCGATTTTAATTGCCGACTTCGCCGTTCGAGCGGGCTCGATGACGTGTCCCGTCGCGCGCCGGCGAGCGACGTGGATGCTTCACGCCGTCGATGGCGGGATCGTGGCCTCGTGAATCTCGATTCGAGGGGCGCCGTCGTCGGTGGTCATCAAATTTCGGGAAAATGGCACAGCGCGAAGTTTCTCCGTCGTGTCATGAGTTCGTGGAACGAGGTCGCTAAACCTCCAACCCCCTTCGGCCCCACGGCCGCATATGACGACAGACCCGCGCGCGGGCAAAGACGGCAACTGTGCCCTGGAGCGGGCGGGAAAATCCGCCTCCGCGCCGAATTCGACCAACACTCGCGCATCCGCGGCCGATACCTGATGGCGGGCGCGATCCATCGGTCGCGTTCCGCGCCGATGACGAATTGGCAACCACACCACCTGACCGAACTTCGATACGAGGCGCTAGACGAAACATGCCGGACTTCAAATTATCGCCCGGGTTGGCGGGCCAATCAGCCGATGTGCATTAGGCATCAGCAATCCGTCGGATCCGCCCATCGTTCCTCGATTGAATGCTCGATGCTCGCCGATCCTCCCGTGGTGCGGTGGCTCCCTCGGCGACTTCTTGACGTAGCCAAGCGTTGATCCCATGATCCGTATTTGCCCGAGATCTTGAATTCGGAGGCACCCCACTTCATGCGGCGAACATTCGATCAGGCGCAAAAAGGGCAGCCACAGCGGCTCGATGGCGATTTGCTGGGTACGCCACTCGAAGCCGTCGTGCTGCACTTCCTCGAACGGCTCGCTGACATCGCCACCCAGGAGATGCGAACTCGGTACGATCTAGGGCGCATCGTGAGCAGAATTCGACACGATCCGACCGGTGCTTTTCCTACCGACGCGCTCCGCCGCCTGGCCCATGCCTTCGATACTCACCCGAGCGCGCTTCGCCGCTCCGCTCGTGTCAGTGAAATGATCTCCGTGGACGAACTCGAAGCGGTATTGGCTTTGCGCGCCAACGGCGGACACCCCATCACCTGGTCGCATCTCGAACTTCTGACCGAGGTTCGCGGACGCGACGCCCGTTGGACATTGGTGCAGTCCATCCTGGGCGAGAGATTGTCTGTTCGCGATTTGGCCGCCCGTATCCGGGGCATTCCGAAAAAACAGCCCGTCGCACGACAGACCGTTTCTCCATCGCGCCACGAGCAAAGTCACGACGATTGACACGGCGCACCCAGTGGTGAACGTTACGCGCCACTGTGTAACCATGGCGATATAATTGTCGCCGTTTTCGTTTGATGTCCGAGCGCGGATTTCGTTCCTTTCTTCGAGTAGGCGTCAAAGAAATTACGTAGATGTCTACGAGGGACGTTCTCGTAGAAATTCACGCCGACGACACGAGCGCGCATGGCGCGGTACGACCGGCGATGTACGACATGGGGCGGTACAAGACGTCATCGTCAAAATGGGCAATCAGAACGACGCGACCGAATAAATGCACATCACCCATCGTTCGAGCCTGCGGCGGTACCGAGACCGCTGAACCATTCGAACGAACGACGAATACATCGCATTACGCTCATACTACTTATATTCACCACTTCAAACCACCACACTTTCATCCTCGAGGGCGCAAGGCGATGCTTTACATTCGATCACCGAAACCATCGACGGTCCGCCAATGACTCGAATATATGTTTTTCCGGGTCAAGGCTCTCAGCAGGCCGGCATGGGGAGCGCACTTTTTGCGAAGTATCCGGACGCTGTGGCGACGGCGGATCGCGTGCTCGGCTATTCCGTCACGGACCTGTGCCTCGCGGAAGCGGATCCGCGCCTCGACCGCACCGAGTACACACAACCCGCGCTCTTCGTGGTCAATGCCCTCAGCTTCATGGAGAAGCAGGCCGAAGGCGCCGAGCCCGATATCGTTGCTGGCCATAGCCTGGGTGAGTACAGCGCTCTGTTTGCCGCGGGCGCATTCGACTTTGCCACTGGGGTCGCCCTGGTGAAGAAGCGCGGGGAGCTGATGTCGCGCTCGAGCCCGGGAAGCATGGCCGCGGTCATGGGACTCACCGAAAGCGAAGTTGCCGAGGTGCTCCGGGCCGAAGGCGCCAGTACGATTGACATTGCCAATATCAACGGCCCCAAGCAAGTCGTCCTCGCGGGGCCTCGAGACGACTTGGCGCGTTGCAAGGAGCCCCTTCTCGCGGCGAAGGCCCGGAGCTTCGTCCCACTCCGGGTGAGTGCAGCGTTCCATTCTCGTTACATGGCCGAAACAGCCAACGAGTTTCGAGCTTTCTTACGCGATATCCGCATGTCGCCGTTGCAATTCCCGGTTATCTCCAATGTAGACGCATTGGCCCATGAAACCGAGACCATCGCCGAAACGTTGGTCGCTCAAATTGTGAGCCCTGTCCGATGGACAGAAACGGTTCGACGCCTTATGTCATTGAGCGATCCGCAGTTCGAGGAAGTCGGACCGGGCAAGGTTCTCACCGGCCTGATTCGGCAGATCAAGAAAGGGTCCGAGCCGCTCGAGGGTTCGCTCCTACGTCACTCGAACGAAACGGCTTCGTCGCTGGGTTTTGCTCCGCACCACCGTGCAGATCTC encodes:
- the fabD gene encoding ACP S-malonyltransferase; translation: MGSALFAKYPDAVATADRVLGYSVTDLCLAEADPRLDRTEYTQPALFVVNALSFMEKQAEGAEPDIVAGHSLGEYSALFAAGAFDFATGVALVKKRGELMSRSSPGSMAAVMGLTESEVAEVLRAEGASTIDIANINGPKQVVLAGPRDDLARCKEPLLAAKARSFVPLRVSAAFHSRYMAETANEFRAFLRDIRMSPLQFPVISNVDALAHETETIAETLVAQIVSPVRWTETVRRLMSLSDPQFEEVGPGKVLTGLIRQIKKGSEPLEGSLLRHSNETASSLGFAPHHRADLDVRHEQNETN